A single Bufo bufo chromosome 6, aBufBuf1.1, whole genome shotgun sequence DNA region contains:
- the LOC121003989 gene encoding cilia- and flagella-associated protein 251-like isoform X1 has translation MEEEKEKKEEEEHLTEENKEDKHQEEETKEKEDEENKKDEHLVREEEKKEDKHLEEEENMEMGEEENKEKEHLEEEAKEKGHLEEVVGETKKEVKHHGANEERENKLEHLKEEKHQDEEKRIAEELIKEAEKEFGELCDVRWWYRVYTSQPTIRIRTIRRCPTFYTMETIEEEMEEEGEERPRRRSWVPKCFRRNRPRGLSRGESWGLRFLRRLCCFSRETIE, from the exons atggaggaggagaaggagaaaaaggaggaagaggaacaTCTGACGGAGGAGAATAAAGAGGACAAACATCAGGAGGAGGAGActaaggagaaggaggatgaagaGAATAAGAAGGATGAACATCTGGTcagggaggaggagaaaaaggaaGATAaacatctggaggaggaggagaatatgGAGATGGGGGAagaggaaaataaggaaaaagaacatctggaggaggAAGCTAAGGAGAAGGGACATCTGGAGGAGGTAGTGGGGGAGACAAAAAAGGAGGTGAAACATCATGGGGCAAATGAGGAAAGGGAGAACAAATTAGAACATCTGAAGGAGGAGAAACATCAGGATGAGGAGAAACGCATTGCAGAGGAGCTTATCAAGGAGGCAGAGAAAGAGTTCGGAGAACTTTGTGATGTGAG GTGGTGGTACAGAGTGTACACGTCCCAGCCCACAATACG GATAAGAACCATCAGACGATGTCCCACATTTTATACCATGGAGACCAT AGAAGAAGAAATGGAAGAAGAGGGGGAGGAAAG ACCAAGAAGAAGATCCTGGGTCCCCAAGTGCTTTAGGAGGAACCGTCCAAGAGGCCT CAGCAGAGGGGAGAGCTGGGGGTTAAG ATTCCTGAGAAGATTGTGCTGCTTCAGCAGAGAAACCATTGAGTGA
- the LOC121003989 gene encoding cilia- and flagella-associated protein 251-like isoform X2, with translation MEEEKEKKEEEEHLTEENKEDKHQEEETKEKEDEENKKDEHLVREEEKKEDKHLEEEENMEMGEEENKEKEHLEEEAKEKGHLEEVVGETKKEVKHHGANEERENKLEHLKEEKHQDEEKRIAEELIKEAEKEFGELCDVRWWYRVYTSQPTIRIRTIRRCPTFYTMETIEEEMEEEGEERPRRRSWVPKCFRRNRPRGLRGESWGLRFLRRLCCFSRETIE, from the exons atggaggaggagaaggagaaaaaggaggaagaggaacaTCTGACGGAGGAGAATAAAGAGGACAAACATCAGGAGGAGGAGActaaggagaaggaggatgaagaGAATAAGAAGGATGAACATCTGGTcagggaggaggagaaaaaggaaGATAaacatctggaggaggaggagaatatgGAGATGGGGGAagaggaaaataaggaaaaagaacatctggaggaggAAGCTAAGGAGAAGGGACATCTGGAGGAGGTAGTGGGGGAGACAAAAAAGGAGGTGAAACATCATGGGGCAAATGAGGAAAGGGAGAACAAATTAGAACATCTGAAGGAGGAGAAACATCAGGATGAGGAGAAACGCATTGCAGAGGAGCTTATCAAGGAGGCAGAGAAAGAGTTCGGAGAACTTTGTGATGTGAG GTGGTGGTACAGAGTGTACACGTCCCAGCCCACAATACG GATAAGAACCATCAGACGATGTCCCACATTTTATACCATGGAGACCAT AGAAGAAGAAATGGAAGAAGAGGGGGAGGAAAG ACCAAGAAGAAGATCCTGGGTCCCCAAGTGCTTTAGGAGGAACCGTCCAAGAGGCCT CAGAGGGGAGAGCTGGGGGTTAAG ATTCCTGAGAAGATTGTGCTGCTTCAGCAGAGAAACCATTGAGTGA